A window of the Anthonomus grandis grandis chromosome 9, icAntGran1.3, whole genome shotgun sequence genome harbors these coding sequences:
- the LOC126740731 gene encoding C-reactive protein 1.1-like: MKFEGNAFLILASFFQAVLGKQQTHEHGMVPKVSLTQKGYIQFLRYVVDVPDITEYTFCIWVRSNNLTHNHPLLSYSKHEEERLIRAWISPLGTHLNLEILQVPVFAVPVHLVENEWYHICQSWSTFLAQWSLYLNGKAIANGHAQKLRNAIIPAKGDLVVGQEYTDFDKGLDDGIEGDISGFNLVLASAFPKTSKKNHLSKIHITPNNIFKREATRRVLLRPPNKVQIRRQIWDESLELFAQHKLVPSLPLEGVRKYPQEGNFLGKSDQYYIDKPLGLLLVELSNDCGYLRGAPLSGKGVLVSWTKTEVRVFGGAILKTVPPFCHGR, translated from the exons atgaaaTTCGAAGGAAACGCATTTCTTATCCTGGCGAGTTTTTTTCAAGCGGTATTAGGGAAACAACAAACGCACGAGCACGGGATGGTTCCTAAAGTTTCCCTTACACAGAAAGGTTATATTCAG tttctcaGATACGTGGTGGATGTACCGGACATCACTGAATACACTTTTTGTATATGGGTTAGGAGCAACAATTTGACTCATAACCATCCTTTACTCTCCTATTCAA AGCATGAAGAAGAACGTTTGATTAGAGCCTGGATAAGTCCCTTGGGAACTCACTTAAACCTGGAAATCTTACAGGTTCCAGTGTTTGCGGTGCCAGTTCACTTAGTGGAGAACGAGTGGTATCATATTTGTCAATCTTGGTCCACGTTTTTGGCACAATGGAGTTTGTATCTTAATGGGAAAGCGATTGCTAATGGGCATGCGCAAAAG CTACGAAACGCCATTATTCCTGCAAAGGGTGACCTCGTGGTAGGCCAAGAGTACACCGACTTCGACAAAGGACTCGACGACGGTATCGAAGGAGATATCTCAGGATTCAACCTGGTCCTGGCCTCAGCATTTCCGAAAACATCCAAGAAAAACCACTTGTCCAAAATCCACATCACTCCCaacaacattttcaaaagagaagCCACTCGAAGGGTTTTACTGAGGCCACCGAATAAAGTACAAATAAGACGCCAAATATGGGACGAGAGTCTGGAACTATTTGCTCAACATAAGCTAGTGCCTTCACTTCCACTGGAAGGTGTTCGTAAATATCCTCAAGAAGGAAATTTCTTAGGAAAGTCTGATCAGTACTATATAGATAAGCCACTAGGGCTCCTTCTGGTGGAACTAAGCAACGACTGTGGGTACTTAAGGGGGGCACCGTTGAGTGGTAAAGGAGTACTGGTCAGCTGGACTAAGACGGAAGTGAGAGTTTTCGGTGGTGCCATTTTGAAAACAGTTCCGCCATTTTGTCACGGAAGGTAG